One region of Microbacterium rhizosphaerae genomic DNA includes:
- a CDS encoding LacI family DNA-binding transcriptional regulator, which translates to MASTRVALRDVAEHAGVSVGAVSHYLNHPERVAAATAERIGEAIDALGYVPNIAGRHLRRGVSDVIGFVAPDLSNPHFLELSTSIEDVAQERGIRVFLANSRGVTERENIYLSLFEEYKVRGIVIASHQPIEHRLAALRRRGTPTVLVGQRAEAPEQMWVSTDNIRGGELIGRHLVESGRRRVVFVGGAADVPQVADRLTGLRRALDGTATHLEVVSVDDRTVDVGSEVATSILSRPESERPDAVACANDLLALGFLRTTIARGVRVPEELAITGYDDTVFAQASLVPLTSVGQDSPAVASRAVAALLDGAPESRFGQLTEPRLVLRESSVRQGSRRAAD; encoded by the coding sequence GTGGCGAGTACGCGGGTCGCTCTGCGAGATGTGGCCGAGCACGCGGGGGTCTCCGTGGGTGCGGTGTCGCACTACTTGAACCACCCCGAGCGCGTCGCGGCGGCGACCGCGGAGCGGATCGGCGAGGCCATCGACGCCCTCGGCTACGTGCCGAACATCGCGGGACGTCACCTGCGCCGCGGGGTCAGCGACGTCATCGGCTTCGTCGCGCCCGACCTGAGCAACCCCCACTTCCTCGAACTGTCGACGAGCATCGAGGACGTCGCCCAGGAGCGCGGCATCCGCGTGTTCCTCGCGAACTCGCGCGGCGTCACCGAGCGCGAGAACATCTACCTCTCCCTCTTCGAGGAGTACAAGGTGCGCGGCATCGTCATCGCCTCGCACCAGCCGATCGAACACCGCTTGGCGGCGCTCCGCCGCCGGGGCACCCCCACGGTCCTCGTCGGTCAGCGCGCCGAGGCGCCCGAGCAGATGTGGGTGTCGACGGACAACATCCGCGGCGGTGAGCTCATCGGGCGCCATCTCGTCGAATCGGGACGCCGGCGCGTGGTGTTCGTCGGCGGGGCTGCGGACGTCCCTCAAGTCGCTGATCGGCTCACCGGCCTCCGGCGCGCGCTGGACGGCACGGCGACGCACCTCGAGGTCGTCTCGGTCGACGACCGCACCGTGGATGTCGGCAGCGAGGTCGCCACGAGCATCCTCTCCCGTCCCGAGAGCGAGCGGCCGGATGCCGTGGCCTGCGCCAACGACCTCCTGGCGCTGGGCTTCCTGCGGACGACGATCGCCCGCGGCGTGCGGGTGCCCGAGGAGCTCGCGATCACGGGGTACGACGACACCGTGTTCGCCCAGGCCTCGCTCGTGCCCCTCACGAGCGTCGGCCAGGACTCCCCGGCGGTCGCGAGTCGGGCCGTCGCCGCGCTCCTCGACGGGGCGCCCGAATCGAGGTTCGGCCAGCTCACCGAGCCTCGGCTCGTCCTCCGGGAGAGCTCGGTGCGCCAGGGCTCACGACGAGCCGCGGACTGA
- a CDS encoding sialidase family protein yields the protein MQDHASQEDETTRSSRLSRRAFLGAGAAVVAGASLGLSAMPAFADTGVPGSPSTGDRTFGPVPVGTARGSYARAVRLTASAPAGQAQTILATYQGGRGFTVYRSDDNGQTWAPYSSIPTTGFALQPFLYELPRAFAGLPKGALLFSCNQLGGVGTNIQLYASTDAGLTWKFLSTVAQGGPANTTNGATPVWEPFLLLHNDVLICYYSDQRDPNFGQKLSHQTSTDLVTWGPVVDDVTGTTYAERPGMTSVARLRGDLWIMTFEYGQPVDPVNPNQADYTYHVHYRLAADPESFRFSETIPLLDPNGYAPNAAPIVSWSDTGDTNGAIVVTDNDDADFFINRDLGDPAKWTRLSSPMPRGYSRFTIPLDGPGSPQDRGLVFVITGAPYGTSTPITSGIVSVTG from the coding sequence ATGCAAGACCACGCATCTCAGGAAGACGAAACGACACGCAGCTCGCGGCTCTCACGGCGCGCGTTCCTCGGGGCGGGCGCCGCTGTGGTCGCCGGCGCGAGCCTGGGGCTGTCGGCGATGCCGGCGTTCGCGGACACGGGCGTTCCCGGCTCACCGTCCACGGGCGACCGCACCTTCGGTCCCGTTCCGGTGGGCACGGCGCGCGGGTCGTACGCTCGCGCCGTGCGACTCACTGCCTCGGCCCCTGCGGGCCAGGCGCAGACGATCCTCGCCACCTATCAGGGCGGACGTGGGTTCACGGTCTACCGGAGCGACGACAACGGCCAGACCTGGGCGCCGTACAGCAGCATCCCCACCACCGGATTCGCCCTGCAGCCCTTCCTGTACGAGCTGCCCCGTGCGTTCGCGGGCCTGCCCAAGGGCGCACTGCTCTTCTCGTGCAATCAGCTCGGCGGAGTCGGAACCAACATCCAGCTCTACGCGAGCACGGACGCCGGGCTCACGTGGAAGTTCCTCAGCACGGTGGCTCAGGGTGGGCCGGCCAACACGACCAACGGCGCCACGCCGGTCTGGGAGCCGTTCCTGCTGCTCCACAACGACGTGCTGATCTGCTACTACTCGGATCAGCGTGACCCGAACTTCGGACAGAAGCTGTCCCACCAGACCAGCACAGACCTGGTCACCTGGGGTCCGGTCGTCGATGACGTGACGGGGACGACGTATGCGGAGCGTCCCGGCATGACGTCGGTGGCACGCTTGCGGGGAGACCTGTGGATCATGACCTTCGAGTACGGCCAGCCCGTCGACCCGGTGAATCCGAACCAGGCCGATTACACCTACCACGTGCACTACCGCCTGGCAGCGGACCCGGAGTCGTTCCGCTTCTCCGAGACCATCCCGCTGCTCGACCCGAACGGCTACGCCCCGAACGCGGCGCCGATCGTGTCGTGGTCGGACACGGGCGACACCAATGGAGCCATCGTGGTCACGGACAACGATGACGCGGACTTCTTCATCAACCGCGACCTGGGCGATCCTGCCAAGTGGACGCGACTGTCGTCGCCGATGCCGCGTGGGTACAGCCGGTTCACGATCCCGCTCGACGGACCGGGCAGCCCCCAGGACCGCGGCCTCGTGTTCGTGATCACCGGCGCGCCGTACGGGACGTCGACCCCGATCACGTCGGGCATCGTCTCGGTGACCGGCTGA
- a CDS encoding LacI family DNA-binding transcriptional regulator, whose amino-acid sequence MPRTDNPARPKLGDVAARAGVSTGTVSNALNHPEKVSPETLQRVHRAIDELGFRRNGAASALASGTSRTVGLVVIDLMNSLFVEMARGAQRAARRHGFDLQLADSDNDPLQQEAHLRFFGAAQTAGIMLAHLDEPDETVRALRRDGIPVVMLNYAPRDADYCCVVIDNEQVGYLAASHLIELGRRRLAFVGGMHDIQPVALRLAGARRAVSEHQGVELIEIDTVDLNPPSGAVAGRDILRLDPADRPDAIIAVTDLLAMALINTFASAGVSVPDDIAVIGCDHNSMAWGGAMPLSSVTMHGQEMGERGIELLRRELVEPAAAHRHERIVLTPELVIRESTAGRGAQDS is encoded by the coding sequence ATGCCACGCACCGACAACCCCGCGCGGCCGAAGCTCGGCGACGTCGCCGCGCGGGCGGGCGTGTCGACGGGCACGGTCTCCAACGCCCTGAACCACCCCGAGAAGGTCTCGCCGGAGACGCTGCAGCGCGTCCACCGTGCGATCGACGAGCTGGGGTTCAGGCGCAACGGCGCCGCGAGCGCGCTGGCCTCCGGCACGAGCCGGACGGTCGGCCTGGTCGTCATCGACCTCATGAACTCGCTGTTCGTCGAGATGGCGCGCGGCGCTCAGCGCGCAGCCCGACGCCACGGCTTCGACCTCCAGCTCGCCGACAGCGACAACGACCCGCTGCAGCAGGAGGCGCACCTGCGCTTCTTCGGCGCGGCGCAGACAGCGGGCATCATGCTCGCCCACCTGGATGAGCCGGACGAGACCGTCCGTGCGCTCAGGCGCGACGGCATCCCCGTCGTGATGCTGAACTACGCGCCGAGGGATGCCGACTACTGCTGCGTCGTCATCGACAACGAGCAGGTGGGGTACCTGGCGGCGAGCCACCTCATCGAGCTCGGTCGTCGCCGCCTCGCGTTCGTCGGCGGCATGCACGACATCCAGCCGGTCGCCCTGCGCCTCGCGGGCGCGAGGCGCGCCGTCTCGGAGCACCAGGGCGTCGAGCTGATCGAGATCGACACGGTGGATCTCAATCCGCCGAGCGGAGCTGTGGCGGGGCGCGACATCCTGCGCCTCGATCCCGCCGATCGCCCCGACGCGATCATCGCGGTGACCGACCTGCTGGCGATGGCCCTGATAAACACCTTCGCTTCGGCGGGCGTCTCGGTGCCCGATGACATCGCCGTGATCGGCTGCGACCACAACTCGATGGCGTGGGGCGGCGCGATGCCGCTCAGCTCGGTGACGATGCACGGTCAGGAGATGGGCGAGCGCGGCATCGAGCTCCTTCGGCGCGAGCTCGTCGAGCCCGCCGCCGCGCACCGGCACGAGCGGATCGTGCTGACACCGGAGCTCGTCATCCGCGAGAGCACCGCAGGCCGCGGCGCGCAGGACTCCTGA
- a CDS encoding LacI family DNA-binding transcriptional regulator: protein MGVSVRDVAAAASVSVGTVSNVLNRPAKVAPATVERVMQAIDDLGFVRNDAARQLRAGRSRSIGIVVLDVGNPFFAEVVRGAETRAAEEGMSVLVGNSDENADREDGYLDLFREQRVNGVLITPASSDVPRLQRVQDAGIPVILVDSEIGDGSFVSVAVDDVQGGYLAASHLLSKGRRRLAFVAGPPSIRQVSDRLEGARRAVGEVSGAELEVIETAALTVLHGRTAGEALAARDAAERPDAVFAANDLLAVGVLQAFTAAPDVSVPGDIALIGYDDIDFAASTTVPLSSVRQPAHLLGYTAVDLLMKELDHASGDRHVRFQPELVARQSTAG, encoded by the coding sequence GTGGGAGTGAGCGTGCGGGACGTCGCAGCCGCTGCGTCCGTCTCGGTGGGGACCGTGTCGAACGTGCTCAATCGCCCGGCCAAGGTGGCGCCGGCGACGGTCGAGCGGGTCATGCAGGCCATCGACGACCTCGGGTTCGTGCGCAACGACGCCGCCCGCCAGCTTCGGGCCGGCCGCAGCCGCAGCATCGGCATCGTCGTGCTGGACGTCGGCAACCCGTTCTTCGCCGAGGTCGTCCGCGGCGCCGAGACGCGTGCCGCGGAGGAGGGCATGTCGGTCCTCGTCGGAAACAGCGATGAGAACGCCGACCGCGAGGACGGCTATCTCGATCTGTTCCGGGAGCAGCGGGTCAACGGTGTGCTGATCACGCCGGCCTCCAGTGACGTCCCGCGGCTGCAGCGCGTTCAGGATGCGGGCATCCCGGTGATCCTCGTCGACAGCGAGATCGGCGACGGCAGCTTCGTCTCGGTCGCGGTGGACGACGTGCAGGGCGGCTACCTCGCCGCCTCGCACCTGCTCTCGAAAGGGCGCCGCCGCCTCGCGTTCGTCGCGGGGCCGCCGTCGATCCGACAGGTGTCGGATCGACTGGAGGGCGCTCGCCGCGCCGTCGGCGAGGTCTCCGGAGCGGAGCTCGAGGTGATCGAGACCGCCGCGCTCACCGTGCTGCACGGCCGCACGGCGGGGGAGGCCCTCGCCGCCCGGGACGCCGCCGAGCGGCCCGACGCCGTCTTCGCCGCGAACGACCTGCTCGCCGTCGGTGTGCTCCAGGCCTTCACCGCCGCGCCCGACGTCTCGGTGCCGGGCGACATCGCCCTGATCGGCTACGACGACATCGACTTCGCAGCATCCACGACGGTCCCCCTGAGCTCGGTGCGTCAGCCGGCGCATCTGCTCGGCTACACGGCGGTCGACCTGCTGATGAAGGAGCTCGACCACGCGTCGGGCGACCGGCACGTGCGCTTCCAGCCCGAGCTCGTCGCGCGGCAGTCGACCGCCGGCTGA
- a CDS encoding aldo/keto reductase, protein MLIGDVSPLTLGSSGLGRDADASGDAVDTARAMLASGLLVDTSNAYTGGRSEQTLGRVLAESADAERADAASRIVTKVDADPRTHRFDRDRVLRSAEESLSRLGVDRVPLLHLHDPYSVSFEEAMGPGGAVAGLIELRESHVAGAIGIAAGPAPLVARYVDTGVFDAVLVHNRYTLVDRSARAVFERAAARGMTVFNAAPFGGGILAHGAASGAGYGYRPATDELRAWVAGVEHLCELRGVTLPTLALHFSLGAPFVHSTVVGVSSPRRLVELEAMAAASIPDELWSELERLPPAPTPIDDEQDGSR, encoded by the coding sequence ATGCTCATCGGTGACGTCTCGCCTCTCACTCTCGGCTCGTCCGGCCTCGGCCGAGATGCGGATGCCTCGGGTGACGCCGTTGACACGGCTCGCGCGATGCTCGCCTCCGGCCTGCTCGTCGACACGTCGAACGCCTACACGGGCGGGCGTTCGGAGCAGACCCTGGGCCGGGTGCTCGCCGAATCGGCGGACGCGGAGCGAGCGGATGCGGCATCCCGCATCGTGACGAAGGTGGATGCCGACCCCCGGACGCACCGCTTCGACCGCGACCGGGTGCTGCGCTCGGCGGAGGAGAGCCTGAGCCGGCTGGGGGTTGATCGTGTTCCGCTCTTGCACCTCCACGACCCGTACTCGGTCTCGTTCGAGGAGGCGATGGGCCCTGGCGGAGCAGTCGCCGGGCTGATCGAGTTGCGCGAGTCGCACGTCGCGGGCGCGATCGGAATCGCGGCCGGTCCGGCGCCGCTCGTCGCGCGCTACGTCGACACCGGCGTCTTCGACGCCGTGCTCGTGCACAACCGGTACACGCTGGTGGACCGCAGCGCGAGAGCCGTCTTCGAGCGGGCGGCCGCGCGCGGAATGACGGTGTTCAACGCCGCGCCGTTCGGCGGCGGCATCCTCGCCCACGGCGCCGCGTCCGGTGCCGGTTACGGCTATCGCCCCGCGACCGACGAGCTGCGCGCCTGGGTCGCCGGCGTCGAGCACCTCTGCGAGCTGCGCGGCGTGACGCTGCCCACGCTCGCCCTGCACTTCTCGCTCGGGGCGCCGTTCGTGCACTCGACGGTCGTCGGGGTCTCCTCGCCGCGGCGCTTGGTCGAGCTCGAGGCGATGGCCGCCGCATCCATTCCCGACGAGCTGTGGTCGGAGCTCGAGCGGCTCCCGCCCGCGCCCACCCCGATCGACGACGAGCAGGACGGCAGCCGATGA
- a CDS encoding family 78 glycoside hydrolase catalytic domain: MTDTDPRAALEDASFLTADAPRPAAVRFSTEAALDRPRSEVSSAVLVATAHGVYEARIDGEPASTSVLDPGWTSYEWRLNVQRHDVTALVQGGEGDVRIDLLLGNGWYRGDLGFRGADANYGTEIAVAAVLEVSFADGSTQRIATSPDWTAETTEITRNSLYNGETIDARLRGRAGESLTVRETDIDRATLVEQSGPPIVRHEVRAVEKSWAAPSGATLVDFGQNLVGWIRVTVQGPAGTEITIRHAEVLEHGELGTRPLRGAEATDVFILSGGVDVFEPTLTFHGFRYAEITGWPGAFDPSALEAVVVHSEMRRTGTFQCSEPLVDQLIENSIWGQRGNFLSVPTDCPQRDERLGWTGDIAAYAASASFQFDTSAFLDNWLRDVLAETRGSEKGIVPIVVPDVLKYAHFEEGFRHPELGATAVWGDAAVWVPQALWQAFGDREQLAEQYPAMVLHLESVEKALSPNGLWDTGFQFGDWLDPDASPHDPAAAKADPQVVATACLYRSASFAAEVARILGDDEDAARWSALADRTRAAFNEHYVTGGRVRSDCTTVYALAISFDLLDEDDRAAAGDRLAELVRERDFRVTTGFAGTPFITWALTDTGHVDEAYGLLLERECPSWLYPVTMGATTVWERWDSMLPDGTINPGEMTSFNHYALGAVADWIYQVVGGIRPAAPGYARVRIQPVPGPGIDWATTSYESSAGTISTSWKKDADGFTLDVELPHGVPAQVVLPDGSVHEVVGGSHSF; this comes from the coding sequence ATGACCGACACCGATCCCCGCGCAGCCCTCGAGGACGCGAGCTTCCTCACCGCCGACGCGCCGCGCCCGGCCGCCGTGCGGTTCTCGACCGAGGCCGCGCTCGACCGGCCCCGCAGCGAGGTCTCCTCCGCCGTGCTCGTCGCCACGGCCCACGGGGTGTACGAGGCCCGCATCGACGGGGAACCCGCATCCACCTCGGTCCTCGACCCGGGCTGGACGTCGTACGAGTGGCGCCTGAACGTCCAGCGGCACGACGTCACGGCGCTCGTGCAGGGCGGCGAGGGCGACGTGCGGATCGATCTGCTGCTCGGAAACGGGTGGTACCGCGGCGACCTCGGTTTCCGCGGCGCCGATGCGAACTACGGCACCGAGATCGCGGTCGCAGCCGTGCTCGAGGTGTCGTTCGCCGACGGCTCGACCCAGCGCATCGCCACGTCGCCGGACTGGACCGCGGAGACCACCGAGATCACGCGCAACTCGCTCTACAACGGCGAGACGATCGACGCGCGCCTGCGCGGCCGGGCCGGCGAGAGCCTGACCGTCCGTGAGACCGACATAGACCGCGCCACCCTTGTGGAGCAGAGCGGCCCGCCGATCGTCCGCCACGAGGTCCGCGCGGTCGAGAAGAGCTGGGCGGCCCCGAGCGGCGCCACCCTCGTCGACTTCGGGCAGAACCTCGTCGGCTGGATCCGCGTGACGGTGCAGGGGCCCGCGGGCACCGAGATCACGATCCGCCACGCCGAGGTGCTCGAGCACGGCGAGCTCGGCACGCGCCCGCTGCGCGGCGCCGAGGCGACCGACGTGTTCATCCTCTCCGGCGGCGTCGACGTCTTCGAGCCCACGCTGACGTTCCACGGCTTCCGCTACGCCGAGATCACCGGGTGGCCCGGCGCATTCGACCCGTCGGCGCTCGAGGCCGTCGTCGTGCACTCCGAGATGCGGCGGACCGGCACCTTCCAGTGCTCGGAGCCGCTCGTCGACCAGCTCATCGAGAACTCGATCTGGGGGCAGAGGGGCAACTTCCTGAGCGTCCCGACCGACTGTCCGCAGCGCGACGAGCGCCTCGGCTGGACGGGTGACATCGCCGCCTATGCCGCCTCGGCATCCTTCCAGTTCGACACATCCGCTTTCCTCGACAACTGGCTGCGCGACGTGCTCGCCGAGACCCGCGGGTCCGAGAAGGGGATCGTGCCGATCGTCGTGCCCGATGTGCTGAAGTACGCGCACTTCGAGGAGGGCTTCCGTCACCCCGAGCTCGGCGCGACCGCCGTCTGGGGCGACGCCGCCGTCTGGGTGCCCCAGGCTCTGTGGCAGGCCTTCGGCGACCGCGAGCAGCTCGCCGAGCAGTACCCCGCCATGGTCCTGCACCTCGAGTCCGTCGAGAAGGCGCTGTCGCCGAACGGACTGTGGGACACCGGCTTCCAGTTCGGCGACTGGCTGGACCCGGATGCCTCGCCCCACGACCCCGCCGCGGCGAAGGCCGACCCGCAGGTCGTCGCGACGGCGTGCCTCTACCGCAGCGCGTCGTTCGCGGCCGAGGTCGCCCGCATCCTCGGCGACGATGAGGATGCGGCGCGCTGGAGCGCCCTCGCCGACCGGACGCGTGCGGCCTTCAACGAGCACTACGTCACGGGCGGCCGGGTGCGGTCGGACTGCACGACCGTCTACGCGCTCGCGATCTCGTTCGATCTGCTCGACGAGGACGACCGCGCTGCCGCCGGCGACCGGCTCGCCGAGCTCGTGCGCGAGCGCGACTTCCGCGTGACGACCGGCTTCGCGGGCACGCCCTTCATCACGTGGGCGCTGACCGACACCGGACACGTCGACGAGGCCTACGGCCTGCTGCTCGAGCGGGAGTGCCCGTCGTGGCTGTACCCCGTCACGATGGGGGCGACCACGGTGTGGGAGCGCTGGGACTCGATGCTCCCGGACGGGACCATCAACCCGGGCGAGATGACGAGCTTCAACCACTACGCGCTCGGCGCCGTCGCAGACTGGATCTACCAGGTCGTCGGCGGCATCCGCCCCGCTGCCCCGGGCTACGCGCGCGTGCGCATCCAGCCCGTCCCCGGCCCGGGCATCGACTGGGCGACGACCTCGTACGAGTCGAGCGCGGGGACGATCTCCACGTCGTGGAAGAAGGATGCCGACGGGTTCACGCTGGACGTCGAGCTGCCGCACGGTGTGCCGGCGCAGGTCGTGCTGCCCGACGGGTCGGTGCACGAGGTGGTGGGCGGGTCCCACTCCTTCTGA
- a CDS encoding alpha-L-rhamnosidase C-terminal domain-containing protein, whose product MYAASFALVEPGYARSSIAPDLDGSLDRCAAHVDTPHGRLAVRWRRDGDSATIDVEVPVGTTAEVALPAGWTTDATVLAAGRHVIGAVRSR is encoded by the coding sequence ATGTATGCCGCATCCTTCGCCCTGGTCGAGCCGGGTTACGCGCGCTCGTCGATCGCACCCGACCTCGACGGGTCGCTCGATCGCTGCGCGGCGCACGTCGACACGCCCCACGGCCGGCTCGCCGTGCGGTGGCGCCGCGACGGCGACAGCGCGACGATCGATGTCGAGGTACCGGTGGGGACGACCGCGGAGGTCGCGCTCCCCGCGGGCTGGACGACGGATGCCACCGTGCTGGCCGCGGGCCGGCACGTCATCGGCGCCGTCCGGTCGCGCTGA
- a CDS encoding family 78 glycoside hydrolase catalytic domain, with the protein MPALPDLSTVDSSTRVTGLRSQYGDLLGVPAHGLRLDWRLVATDAGASVRQVGYQLADAPAGASLRECEPVADGSSIGVQAGDLAPGERRDVAVRVATEAGWTPWSDTLTLEAGLAGADLTARVIGIPSPIEGPVQLLRREFALDGAPVRARLRLSALGLVDAWVNGVKVSSILTPGWTSYQRRVLVDTIDVTDVVRPGANVIVLAVGDGWYRGRFGFANRTEIYGDRSGALAQLETEDGIVVATDETWRGGFGAVRGASLYDGTTVDLRETPEGLHSPGFDDSTWIAASVVPADLTVFEPRVAPPVRVVAELPMEATARSGATRLDGGQNITGWVRATVRGKAGDTVTVRHAEILDPKSGDLFTAALRTAKAIDRYVLDRDGEHVLEPVFTFHGFRYADVEGADVVSASAIAVSSDLPVRSSFRSSHEALNRFHSNVLWSQRDNFVSLPTDCPQRDERLGWTGDAQAFAPTASTLMDAETFWISWLRDLEIDQTDDGGVASVVPNIIGPGDMHMGGREETGMGLAGWADAATIVPLAVYDAYGSDEVLVRQLSSMRRWVQTLRRRAGEGVVMPTLPFQYGDWLDPDAPGDRPWQAKVSSDYVANAFYAQSARLLARAERIVGDPEHALEMDELADRVAAGTWEAWGEEAVTTQTGAAIALEFRIAPEARRDEIAASLAVDVRRTGGRISTGFLGTPLVLFALSHAGYLDEAYRMLLRRDAPSWLYQVDRGATTVWERWDAILPDGSIHSGAMDTKEGDSMLSFNHYAYGAMIDWVYRTVAGLEPAEPGYRTVRIAPRPAVGLDRADASIQTRLGTLSISWTATAEAFDAEVEIPFGSRGLLDLPITDESTVEVDGGGAAHELGAGRHRIRVTKPSLARP; encoded by the coding sequence CCGGCGCACGGCCTGCGGCTCGACTGGCGCCTCGTCGCGACCGATGCCGGCGCATCCGTCCGCCAGGTGGGCTATCAGCTGGCCGACGCGCCCGCGGGCGCATCCCTGCGCGAGTGCGAGCCGGTCGCCGACGGCTCGTCGATCGGGGTGCAGGCGGGCGATCTCGCCCCCGGGGAGCGCCGTGACGTCGCCGTCCGCGTGGCGACCGAGGCGGGCTGGACGCCGTGGAGCGACACGCTGACGCTGGAGGCGGGTCTCGCCGGCGCCGACCTCACCGCGCGGGTGATCGGCATCCCGAGCCCCATCGAGGGCCCGGTGCAGCTGCTGCGCCGCGAGTTCGCGCTCGACGGGGCGCCTGTCCGCGCCCGCCTGCGGCTCTCGGCTCTCGGACTCGTCGACGCGTGGGTCAACGGCGTCAAGGTGAGCAGCATCCTGACGCCCGGATGGACGTCATACCAGCGCCGGGTGCTCGTCGACACGATCGACGTCACCGATGTCGTCCGCCCCGGCGCCAACGTCATCGTGCTGGCGGTCGGCGACGGCTGGTACCGCGGCCGCTTCGGGTTCGCGAACCGCACGGAGATCTACGGCGACCGCTCCGGCGCCCTCGCCCAGCTCGAGACCGAGGACGGCATCGTCGTGGCGACGGACGAGACGTGGCGCGGCGGCTTCGGCGCCGTGCGCGGCGCGTCCCTCTACGACGGGACCACCGTCGATCTGCGCGAGACGCCCGAGGGCCTGCACAGTCCCGGCTTCGACGACTCGACGTGGATCGCGGCATCCGTCGTCCCCGCCGACCTGACCGTCTTCGAGCCCCGCGTCGCGCCGCCGGTGCGCGTCGTCGCGGAGCTGCCGATGGAAGCCACCGCGCGCAGCGGCGCCACCCGCCTGGACGGCGGCCAGAACATCACCGGCTGGGTACGCGCCACCGTGCGCGGCAAGGCCGGCGACACCGTGACCGTGCGGCACGCCGAGATCCTCGACCCGAAGAGCGGCGACCTCTTCACCGCCGCCCTGCGGACGGCGAAGGCGATCGACCGCTACGTGCTCGACCGCGACGGGGAGCACGTGCTCGAGCCGGTCTTCACGTTCCACGGCTTCCGGTACGCGGATGTCGAGGGGGCCGACGTCGTGTCGGCCAGCGCGATCGCGGTCTCGAGCGATCTGCCGGTGCGCAGCAGCTTCCGCAGCTCGCACGAGGCGCTGAACCGGTTCCACTCGAACGTGCTGTGGTCGCAGCGCGACAACTTCGTGTCGCTGCCGACCGACTGCCCGCAGCGCGACGAGCGGCTCGGCTGGACGGGCGACGCGCAGGCGTTCGCGCCGACGGCGAGCACGCTGATGGATGCCGAGACCTTCTGGATCTCGTGGCTGCGCGACCTCGAGATCGACCAGACCGACGACGGGGGCGTCGCATCCGTCGTCCCGAACATCATCGGGCCCGGCGACATGCACATGGGCGGCCGCGAGGAGACCGGCATGGGCCTGGCCGGCTGGGCGGATGCCGCCACGATCGTGCCGCTCGCCGTGTACGACGCGTACGGCAGCGACGAGGTGCTCGTGCGGCAGCTGAGCAGCATGCGGCGGTGGGTCCAGACGCTGCGCCGGCGCGCGGGCGAGGGCGTCGTCATGCCGACGCTGCCCTTCCAGTACGGCGACTGGCTCGACCCGGACGCGCCCGGCGACCGCCCGTGGCAGGCCAAGGTCTCGAGCGACTACGTCGCGAACGCGTTCTACGCGCAGTCCGCGCGACTGCTGGCGCGGGCCGAGCGGATCGTCGGAGACCCGGAGCACGCCCTGGAGATGGACGAACTCGCCGACCGCGTCGCCGCCGGCACGTGGGAGGCATGGGGCGAGGAGGCGGTCACCACCCAGACCGGCGCCGCGATCGCCCTCGAGTTCCGCATCGCGCCGGAGGCGCGTCGCGACGAGATCGCCGCGTCGCTCGCCGTGGACGTCCGGCGCACCGGCGGCCGCATCTCCACCGGCTTCCTCGGCACGCCGCTCGTGCTCTTCGCGCTGTCGCACGCCGGGTACCTCGACGAGGCGTATCGCATGCTGCTGCGGCGCGACGCTCCTTCGTGGCTGTACCAGGTCGACCGCGGAGCGACGACGGTGTGGGAGCGGTGGGATGCGATCCTGCCCGATGGATCCATCCACTCCGGGGCGATGGACACCAAGGAGGGCGACAGCATGCTGTCGTTCAACCACTACGCCTACGGCGCGATGATCGACTGGGTGTACCGGACCGTCGCAGGACTCGAGCCTGCCGAACCGGGCTACCGGACCGTGCGGATCGCGCCCCGGCCCGCGGTGGGACTGGACCGGGCGGATGCGTCGATCCAGACCCGGCTGGGCACCCTCTCGATCTCGTGGACGGCGACGGCCGAGGCGTTCGACGCCGAGGTGGAGATCCCGTTCGGCTCGCGCGGGCTGCTCGACCTGCCCATCACCGACGAGTCGACCGTCGAGGTCGACGGAGGCGGCGCCGCCCATGAGCTCGGCGCCGGGCGCCACCGCATCCGCGTCACGAAGCCGAGCCTTGCGCGTCCCTGA